One Trichomycterus rosablanca isolate fTriRos1 chromosome 12, fTriRos1.hap1, whole genome shotgun sequence DNA window includes the following coding sequences:
- the desma gene encoding desmin a produces the protein MSKSYSSSAETASSYRRTFGSGLSSTMPSSLFSKGSSGSSRVSSRVYEMTKSSSSNPMHSGHRSASSYAYGGPAARSYAVEKLDFSLADAMNQDFLHTRTNEKAELQHLNDRFASYIEKVRFLEQQNQALSVEIERMRGREPTRIAEIYEEEMRELRRQVDALTNQRARTEVERDNLADDLQKLKLRLQEEIHQKEEAENNLSAFRADVDAATLARLDLERRIEGLQEEIAFLKRIHEEEIRELQNQMQETQVQIQMDMSKPDLTAALRDIRGQYEAIAAKNVAEAEEWYKSKVSDLNQAVNKNNDALRTAKQECMEFRHQIQSYTCEIDSLKGTNESLMRQMREMEERMGHEAGGYQDTIGHLEAEIAKMKDDMARHLREYQDLLNVKMALDIEIATYRKLLEGEESRITLPPQAFSSLNYRGDVRETSNTEQFQQQRPAEVHSKKTVLIKTIETRDGEVVSESTQHQQDIM, from the exons ATGAGCAAGTCCTACTCCTCCTCAGCTGAGACAGCCTCTTCCTACCGCCGAACCTTCGGCTCAGGCCTGAGCTCCACCATGCCCAGCTCCCTTTTCAGCAAGGGCTCCTCTGGTTCCTCGCGTGTTTCCTCCAGAGTTTATGAGATGACCAAGTCCTCGTCTTCCAACCCTATGCACTCCGGCCACCGCTCTGCATCCTCTTATGCCTACGGTGGACCAGCGGCCCGCTCCTACGCGGTCGAGAAGTTGGACTTCAGCCTGGCCGACGCCATGAACCAGGATTTCCTGCACACTCGCACCAACGAGAAGGCCGAGCTGCAGCACCTGAACGACCGCTTCGCCAGCTACATCGAGAAGGTGCGCTTCCTGGAACAGCAGAACCAAGCCCTGTCCGTCGAGATCGAGCGCATGAGGGGCCGTGAACCCACTCGCATTGCTGAGATATACGAGGAGGAGATGAGGGAGCTCCGTAGACAGGTGGATGCTTTGACCAATCAGAGAGCTCGTACCGAGGTGGAGCGCGACAACCTTGCCGACGACCTGCAGAAGCTTAAGCTCAG ACTTCAGGAGGAGATCCACCAGAAGGAGGAGGCTGAAAACAACCTCTCCGCTTTCAGAGCT GACGTTGATGCTGCTACTCTCGCCAGGCTGGACCTGGAGAGACGCATCGAGGGCCTTCAGGAGGAGATCGCCTTCCTCAAGAGGATCCATGAGGAG GAGATCCGTGAGCTGCAGAACCAGATGCAGGAGACCCAGGTCCAGATTCAGATGGACATGTCCAAACCCGACCTGACCGCTGCTCTGAGAGACATCCGTGGCCAGTACGAGGCCATCGCCGCCAAGAACGTTGCAGAGGCTGAGGAGTGGTACAAGTCCAAG GTGTCCGATCTGAACCAAGCTGTGAACAAGAACAACGATGCTCTGAGAACCGCCAAGCAGGAGTGCATGGAGTTCCGCCACCAGATTCAGTCCTACACCTGTGAGATCGACTCCCTGAAGGGCACC AACGAATCTCTGATGAGGCAAATGAGGGAGATGGAGGAGAGGATGGGCCACGAGGCTGGCGGCTACCAGGACACGATCGGTCATCTGGAGGCTGAGATCGCCAAGATGAAGGACGACATGGCCCGCCATCTACGCGAGTACCAGGACCTCCTGAATGTCAAGATGGCCCTGGATATAGAGATCGCCACCTACAGGAAGCTGCTGGAAGGAGAAGAAAGCAG GATTACTCTGCCTCCACAGGCATTCTCCTCACTGAACTACAGAGGTGATGTCAGAG AGACAAGCAACACAGAGCAATTCCAACAGCAGCGTCCGGCTGAGGTCCACTCCAAGAAAACAGTCCTGATCAAGACCATCGAGACACGTGATGGAGAG GTCGTCAGTGAATCCACACAGCACCAGCAGGACATCATGTAA